In Denitratisoma sp. DHT3, one DNA window encodes the following:
- a CDS encoding type 4a pilus biogenesis protein PilO, which yields MKKPNLPQVALPTIDFRQLAEDFKTLDTKDPGLWPMAPKVLILIGFFLVLLGLAWFLGWSSQLEELSAVQQKELSLKEDWLSKKKQAVNLVEYKKQLAEIDRSFGELLKQLPNKAEMDAMIIDISQAALTRGLKVELFKPGAEARKEFYAEMPISLLLNGSYNDLAFFSADIARLPRIVTLNNVKLKPRDPRSNVIGMDATAMTYRYLDVEEMAAQKKKQKTPGGAKKK from the coding sequence ATGAAAAAGCCGAACCTGCCCCAGGTGGCTTTGCCGACAATCGATTTTCGGCAGCTTGCCGAGGACTTCAAGACGCTTGATACCAAGGACCCCGGGCTTTGGCCCATGGCGCCGAAGGTGTTGATCCTGATCGGATTCTTTCTGGTTCTCTTGGGCCTGGCCTGGTTTCTCGGCTGGAGTTCTCAACTCGAGGAACTCAGTGCGGTGCAGCAGAAGGAGCTGAGCCTCAAGGAAGACTGGCTGAGCAAAAAGAAGCAGGCGGTCAATCTGGTGGAATATAAAAAACAGTTGGCCGAGATCGACCGCTCGTTCGGTGAGTTGTTGAAACAACTGCCCAACAAGGCCGAAATGGACGCCATGATCATCGACATCAGCCAGGCAGCCTTGACGCGCGGGTTGAAGGTGGAATTGTTCAAACCGGGGGCCGAGGCCAGGAAAGAATTTTATGCGGAGATGCCGATCAGTCTGCTGCTCAATGGCAGCTACAACGATCTGGCGTTTTTCTCCGCTGACATCGCGAGGCTTCCCCGCATCGTCACGCTGAACAATGTCAAGCTCAAACCCCGTGACCCCAGGTCCAACGTGATCGGCATGGATGCGACGGCGATGACATATCGCTATCTCGATGTCGAGGAAATGGCGGCTCAGAAGAAAAAGCAGAAGACACCGGGCGGAGCGAAGAAGAAATGA
- a CDS encoding pilus assembly protein PilP — protein sequence MMPGAKSSRWQLAWPLVAAALVGCSAGEPEDIRAWMAENSKDLKARIPELPKIKPLAVPSYSPGDAVSPFSPGKLVSDSGLSGLAGGKGGDARRINPDAHPLVRVPLETIRLLGTLRVGKDLVAVMAADRNAVFQVRVGDYIGQGNGRVTAIHPAKDDVEAEVLVRETVMENGMWVERDNHVTAPSQGDKK from the coding sequence ATGATGCCGGGCGCCAAGTCATCGCGTTGGCAGTTGGCCTGGCCGCTCGTCGCGGCGGCCTTGGTCGGGTGCAGTGCGGGAGAGCCCGAGGATATCCGGGCCTGGATGGCGGAGAACTCGAAGGATCTCAAGGCCAGGATTCCGGAACTGCCCAAAATAAAGCCGCTGGCGGTTCCGTCCTACTCGCCGGGAGATGCGGTGTCGCCGTTCTCGCCCGGGAAACTGGTATCCGATTCCGGTTTGTCCGGCCTTGCCGGCGGAAAAGGTGGAGATGCTCGGCGAATCAATCCTGACGCGCACCCGCTGGTTCGCGTGCCCCTCGAAACCATCCGCTTGCTGGGAACGCTGCGCGTGGGCAAGGATCTGGTCGCGGTGATGGCGGCTGACCGCAACGCCGTGTTTCAGGTGCGGGTCGGCGACTACATCGGGCAGGGCAATGGGCGGGTCACGGCCATTCATCCGGCGAAGGATGACGTGGAGGCCGAGGTGCTGGTCCGTGAAACCGTGATGGAAAATGGGATGTGGGTGGAGCGAGACAATCATGTGACCGCGCCGTCGCAAGGGGACAAAAAATGA
- the pilQ gene encoding type IV pilus secretin family protein, translating to MKFNLLRRLWTAALLLLAGSAIAAESGAGNAIERVEYSQLAGQSLVKVTLRNPLPNVPSSFTVSNPSRIAFDFPDTVNASGVGRQETGSGNLRSINVVQAVLRTRLVLNLTRPARYEQRIEGRQLYISLPDESAAATVAAAVAPSSLRRGTDIPAAAGSAEPMISNLDFQAASTDLAIIKIDLTEPGALLDVKQRGASLVLTFLSANLPERLEKKLDVRDFGTPVATLVANRAGKGSQIVLTNRGEWDYNVRQVDTSVVLEVSRSKVDPHNLAAARQVQGKVVSFNFSQPVPVSQMIGLFQDITGFNFVIMPGVTGEIQSLKMDNTPVSVAIDVISRMYGLGFRRYGDVVIVGKADDLAKYDKDERERAAALESVERIEQESIRVRYRPAAEIVQALMGGSDSAQGGNAAQGGAVPPGTGNAPPPQIGGGGQAPAVSGATRSLISSRGAISYDGVTNTIFVEETKSQLERIRERVALLDRPVRQVMIEARIVSVKDDYSRTLGARLNFLRLNNNGAVNTEGGKNTLSALLPSTLKPAYGPGQQVHVSGGFDPDLGAKAGDLMFSLFNKNQTRLLNLEITASETDNALKGVASPKVLTQDGRLASIIAGQNICFQLSGGINGPTTSCIDAATKLEVTPRINPDGKISMKINVNKGEPAANAGGVVTTNKREIKTNVVVENGGTLMLGGVFEDATTNNEDKVPLLGDLPVVGHLFKQNLKQRNRSELLIFITPRIVTEELTLQ from the coding sequence ATGAAATTCAATCTATTGCGCCGTCTGTGGACTGCAGCTCTGCTTCTTCTGGCAGGTTCGGCCATCGCGGCGGAGTCGGGCGCGGGGAATGCCATCGAACGGGTGGAGTATTCGCAATTGGCGGGACAGTCGCTGGTCAAGGTGACCCTGCGCAACCCATTGCCCAACGTGCCTTCGTCCTTCACCGTATCCAATCCTTCGCGGATCGCCTTCGATTTTCCCGATACCGTCAATGCTTCGGGCGTGGGGCGCCAGGAGACGGGGAGCGGCAATCTGCGCAGCATCAACGTGGTTCAGGCGGTTTTGCGGACGCGGCTGGTGCTCAATCTGACGCGGCCCGCCCGCTATGAACAGCGGATCGAGGGCCGCCAACTGTACATCAGCCTGCCCGACGAGTCGGCGGCCGCCACGGTCGCCGCAGCTGTCGCACCGAGTTCTCTGCGGCGCGGTACCGATATCCCGGCGGCCGCGGGCAGTGCGGAGCCGATGATCAGCAATCTGGATTTCCAGGCGGCGAGTACTGATCTGGCGATCATCAAAATTGACCTGACGGAACCCGGCGCCTTGCTGGACGTGAAACAGCGGGGCGCCAGCCTGGTGTTGACCTTCCTCTCGGCAAACCTGCCCGAGCGGCTGGAGAAAAAACTGGATGTGCGCGACTTCGGTACGCCTGTCGCGACCCTGGTTGCCAATCGCGCCGGCAAGGGCAGTCAGATCGTGCTGACCAATCGGGGCGAGTGGGACTACAACGTGCGCCAGGTGGATACCTCGGTGGTGCTGGAGGTGAGCCGCTCCAAGGTCGATCCGCACAATCTGGCCGCTGCCCGCCAGGTACAGGGCAAGGTGGTGAGCTTCAACTTCTCCCAACCGGTACCGGTGAGCCAGATGATCGGCCTGTTCCAGGACATCACCGGGTTCAATTTCGTGATCATGCCGGGCGTGACCGGCGAGATTCAAAGCCTGAAGATGGACAACACCCCGGTCAGCGTCGCCATCGACGTGATCTCCCGCATGTACGGCCTGGGCTTCCGCCGCTACGGCGACGTGGTGATCGTGGGCAAGGCCGACGATCTGGCCAAGTACGACAAGGATGAGCGGGAGCGCGCTGCGGCGCTGGAAAGCGTCGAGCGGATCGAACAGGAGTCGATTCGGGTGCGCTATCGGCCGGCGGCTGAAATCGTCCAGGCCCTGATGGGCGGGAGCGACAGCGCTCAAGGAGGAAATGCTGCGCAGGGTGGGGCGGTGCCTCCCGGTACGGGGAATGCGCCGCCGCCCCAGATCGGCGGTGGCGGCCAGGCACCGGCCGTCAGCGGCGCGACCCGTTCCCTGATCTCCAGTCGCGGTGCCATCTCCTATGATGGCGTGACCAACACCATCTTCGTCGAGGAAACCAAGTCGCAACTGGAGCGGATCCGGGAGCGGGTGGCGCTGCTGGACCGTCCGGTCCGCCAGGTGATGATCGAAGCGCGGATCGTCAGCGTCAAGGACGATTACAGTCGGACCCTGGGTGCCCGACTGAACTTCCTGCGCTTGAACAACAACGGCGCTGTGAATACCGAAGGAGGGAAAAACACGCTCAGTGCTTTGCTGCCCAGCACCCTCAAGCCTGCCTATGGGCCCGGCCAGCAGGTGCACGTGAGCGGCGGTTTTGATCCGGACCTGGGGGCGAAGGCCGGTGATCTCATGTTCTCCCTGTTCAACAAGAACCAGACCCGTCTGCTGAATCTGGAAATCACCGCCAGCGAGACCGACAACGCTCTCAAAGGCGTGGCCAGTCCAAAAGTGCTGACCCAGGACGGACGCCTGGCCAGCATCATCGCCGGCCAGAACATCTGCTTCCAGTTGAGCGGCGGCATCAACGGTCCGACCACCAGCTGCATCGACGCGGCAACCAAGCTCGAAGTGACGCCCCGCATCAACCCCGACGGCAAGATTTCGATGAAGATCAACGTCAACAAGGGCGAGCCGGCGGCCAACGCGGGCGGGGTCGTCACCACCAACAAGCGGGAGATCAAGACCAACGTGGTGGTGGAGAATGGCGGCACCTTGATGCTGGGCGGCGTGTTCGAGGACGCCACGACCAACAACGAGGACAAGGTTCCCCTCCTGGGCGATCTTCCGGTGGTCGGCCATCTGTTCAAGCAGAACCTGAAGCAGCGCAACAGGAGTGAACTGCTGATCTTCATCACGCCCCGTATCGTCACGGAAGAGCTGACCCTGCAATAA
- a CDS encoding shikimate kinase gives MGKSIFLVGLMGAGKSTVGRILARKLRARFVDTDHEIEARTGVSIPTIFEIEGEACFRRRESEVIDALSRESGLVLATGGGAILAPENRQRLRERGVVVYLCASPEVLYERTRHDRGRPLLQVEDRLAKLQALHSQRDPLYRETAHVIVEVGATQAIQVVRRIQQALATHATT, from the coding sequence ATGGGGAAGTCCATATTCCTGGTCGGCCTCATGGGGGCCGGCAAATCCACGGTCGGTCGCATCCTGGCCCGTAAACTACGGGCCAGGTTTGTCGACACCGACCACGAGATCGAAGCGCGGACCGGCGTCTCGATTCCCACGATTTTTGAAATCGAAGGCGAGGCGTGCTTTCGGCGGCGGGAGTCCGAGGTCATCGACGCTCTCAGCCGCGAGTCCGGGCTGGTGCTGGCGACGGGAGGCGGCGCGATCCTGGCGCCGGAAAATCGCCAGCGCTTGCGGGAACGGGGAGTGGTCGTCTATCTCTGCGCCTCTCCGGAAGTGCTCTACGAGCGCACCCGTCATGACCGCGGCCGTCCACTGTTGCAAGTGGAGGATCGTCTGGCAAAATTACAGGCACTGCACTCCCAACGCGATCCGCTCTACCGGGAAACGGCGCACGTGATCGTCGAAGTGGGAGCCACCCAGGCCATCCAGGTGGTGCGCCGCATTCAACAAGCACTGGCAACTCATGCGACAACTTGA
- the aroB gene encoding 3-dehydroquinate synthase, with protein MRQLEVALGERSYSILIGAGLIDDAAPIVDYLSSRRAVIVTNETIAPLYLERLAAPLAAREIALTRIVLPDGEAHKNATTLGKIYDTLLEQRCDRGTTIIALGGGVIGDLAGYAAATYQRGIPFIQVPTTLLSQVDSSVGGKTGINHPLGKNMIGAFWQPRLVLADTDTLATLPPREFSAGLAEVIKYGLIRDEPFFQWLELNMDRLMAREGEALAFAIERSCRNKAEVVAGDERETARDGGRALLNLGHTFGHAIETGMGYGEWLHGEAVAAGTVMAAELSHRLGWLDGAALDRVKTLLQRAGLPIAGPLLGAERYVDLMGHDKKVLAGRLRLVLLREIGTAVTWADAPPADIRAAIDACCHA; from the coding sequence ATGCGACAACTTGAAGTAGCGCTCGGCGAGCGCAGCTATTCGATCCTGATCGGCGCCGGACTGATCGACGATGCCGCCCCCATCGTCGATTACCTGTCCAGCCGACGGGCGGTGATCGTCACCAACGAGACGATCGCTCCGCTCTATCTCGAGCGTCTTGCCGCTCCGCTGGCCGCTCGGGAGATCGCCCTGACCCGGATCGTCCTGCCGGATGGCGAAGCCCACAAGAACGCCACGACCCTGGGGAAAATCTACGACACCTTGCTGGAGCAGCGGTGCGACCGCGGCACCACCATCATCGCGCTTGGCGGCGGCGTGATCGGCGATCTGGCGGGTTATGCCGCCGCGACCTATCAGCGCGGCATCCCGTTCATCCAGGTGCCGACGACCTTGCTGTCGCAAGTGGATTCCTCGGTCGGCGGCAAGACGGGGATCAATCATCCGCTGGGCAAGAACATGATCGGCGCCTTCTGGCAGCCGCGCCTGGTCCTGGCCGATACCGACACGCTGGCCACCCTGCCGCCGCGGGAGTTTTCCGCCGGGCTGGCCGAGGTGATCAAGTATGGCCTGATTCGGGACGAGCCGTTTTTCCAGTGGCTGGAGCTAAACATGGACCGCCTGATGGCGCGGGAGGGCGAGGCCCTGGCCTTCGCCATCGAGCGTTCCTGCCGCAACAAGGCGGAAGTGGTGGCGGGCGACGAGCGGGAAACCGCCAGGGACGGAGGGCGTGCCCTGCTCAACCTGGGGCATACCTTCGGCCATGCGATCGAAACCGGCATGGGTTATGGCGAGTGGCTGCACGGCGAGGCCGTGGCCGCCGGCACCGTGATGGCGGCGGAACTGTCGCACCGGCTGGGCTGGCTGGACGGCGCGGCGCTGGATCGAGTGAAAACCCTGCTGCAGCGGGCCGGGCTGCCCATCGCGGGCCCCTTGCTCGGCGCCGAACGCTATGTGGATTTGATGGGGCACGACAAGAAAGTGCTGGCCGGCAGACTGCGCCTGGTGCTGCTGAGGGAGATCGGCACGGCCGTGACCTGGGCGGATGCGCCGCCGGCGGACATCCGTGCCGCGATAGACGCCTGCTGTCATGCCTGA
- a CDS encoding deoxyguanosinetriphosphate triphosphohydrolase, with protein sequence MPDLASYAVTDGVSRGRRHREPAPDFRSEFQRDRDRIVHSTAFRRLEYKTQVFVNHEGDLFRTRLTHSIEVAQIARTIARALSLNDDLAEAVSLSHDLGHTPFGHAGQDALNECMADHGGFEHNLQSLRIVDRLEERYGAFDGLNLMFETREGILKHCAPAKARRLGDLGARFLEDRRPSIEAQICNLADEIAYNNHDLDDGLRSGLISLEQLDGIRIFAHHVAAARAAFPEIQGRRLIHETIRRMIGAQVTDLLAETRQRIADAGISTLADVHRAPPLVGFSAAMAEENRQLKAFLRDALYRHYQVLRMTNKARRIIVDLFGAFLDDRRLLPPQYQKMAEDGPARAIADYVAGMTDRYAMKEHRRLFAVGEI encoded by the coding sequence ATGCCTGATCTGGCCTCCTATGCGGTGACCGACGGCGTTTCCCGCGGGCGCCGGCATCGGGAGCCGGCACCGGACTTTCGCAGCGAATTCCAGCGCGATCGGGACCGCATCGTCCATTCGACCGCCTTTCGCCGCCTGGAGTACAAGACCCAGGTGTTCGTCAATCACGAAGGGGACCTGTTCCGCACGCGCCTGACCCATTCGATCGAGGTGGCCCAGATCGCCCGCACCATCGCGCGGGCCCTGTCCCTGAACGACGATCTGGCGGAGGCCGTCTCCCTGTCCCATGACCTGGGCCATACGCCTTTCGGCCACGCCGGACAGGATGCCTTGAACGAATGCATGGCGGACCACGGCGGCTTCGAACACAACCTCCAGTCGCTGCGCATCGTCGATCGCCTGGAGGAACGTTACGGCGCTTTTGACGGCTTGAACCTGATGTTCGAGACCCGCGAGGGCATCCTGAAACACTGCGCGCCGGCGAAGGCGCGCCGATTGGGCGATTTGGGCGCCCGCTTCCTCGAGGATCGGCGGCCGTCGATCGAGGCCCAGATCTGCAATCTGGCCGACGAGATCGCCTACAACAATCACGATCTCGACGACGGCTTGCGTTCCGGCCTGATCTCCCTGGAGCAGCTGGACGGCATCCGGATATTTGCGCACCACGTGGCGGCGGCAAGGGCGGCGTTCCCCGAAATCCAGGGGCGGCGCCTGATCCACGAGACCATCCGGCGCATGATCGGCGCCCAGGTGACCGACCTGCTGGCGGAAACCCGGCAGCGCATTGCCGATGCGGGGATTTCCACGCTGGCGGACGTGCACCGGGCACCGCCCCTGGTCGGTTTTTCCGCCGCCATGGCCGAGGAAAACCGGCAGCTCAAGGCCTTCCTGCGGGATGCCCTGTATCGTCATTATCAGGTGCTGCGGATGACCAACAAGGCACGTCGCATCATTGTCGATCTGTTTGGCGCTTTCCTGGACGATCGGCGCTTGCTGCCTCCGCAATACCAGAAAATGGCTGAAGATGGACCGGCCCGGGCGATCGCCGACTACGTCGCCGGAATGACGGACAGGTATGCCATGAAGGAGCATCGGCGGCTCTTCGCCGTGGGGGAAATATGA
- the gltB gene encoding glutamate synthase large subunit, which yields MDLPSRQGLYDPANEHDACGVGFVAHIKNQKSHAIVQQGLQILKNLEHRGATGYDPLLGDGAGILLQIPDGFFREEMAAQGVTLPPVGEYGVGMVFLPQNAESRRACEAAIERTVRYEGQELLGWRDVPCDNAGLAQAAKDIEPVIRQVFIGRGAGVADAAALERKLYVIRKEAGHRVQALKLPDVKMFYVPSLSVRTVVYKGMLLADQVGEYFRDLSDERVVTALALVHQRFSTNTFPTWDLAHPFRMIAHNGEINTLRGNVNWIRAREHAISSSVLGEDLEKIWPLIYDGQSDSASFDNALELLVMGGYSLAHAMMMLIPEAWAGNPLMDEERRAFYEYHMALMEPWDGPAAVAFTDGRQIGATLDRNGLRPARYLVTDDDLIVMASESGVLPIPQERIVKKWRLQPGRMLLIDLEQGRIIGDDEIKHALASAKPYRQWIEKSRYYVDEMPEVRAREKLTVPLMKLQQAFGYSQEDIKFVLEPMASAGEEATGSMGNDSALPVLSNRNKPLFNYFKQLFAQVTNPPIDPIREEIVMSLVSLVSPNPNLLGVDEAEPTPRLEVHQPILSPADMAKLKQIDKLTQGTFRSIVVDITTPVAEGPVGLSRSLYQVCARVERAVGEGYNVIILSDRGVDAERAPIPALLACSAVHQHTVKAGVRTSFGLVVETGAARENHHFALLAGYGAEAIHPWLAFESIAAIAPTLAGKPAVADCNKRYIKAIGKGLMKVMSKMGISTYQSYCGAQIFEAVGLASDFVARYFTGTPTRVEGIGLKEVALEAINTHGTAFGNDPLYADALDCGGEYAFRVRGEEHMWTPDSIAKLQHATRSGKYETYKEYAKLINDQSKRHMTLRGLFELKAVGPAVPLDEVEPARAIVKRFATGAMSLGSISTEAHSTLAIAMNRIGGKSNTGEGGEDARRFSKVGAGETVASVIGASRIERDIPLREGDSLRSAIKQVASGRFGVTAEYLANADQIQIKMAQGAKPGEGGQLPGHKVSEYIGFLRHSVPGVGLISPPPHHDIYSIEDLAQLIHDLKNANPAAGISVKLVSEVGVGTVAAGVAKAKADHVVIAGHDGGTGASPLSSVKHAGTPWELGLAETQQTLVLNRLRGRIRVQADGQMKTGRDVVIGALLGADEFGFATAPLVVEGCIMMRKCHLNTCPVGVATQDPELRKRFTGQPEHVVNYFFFVADEVRELMAQLGIRKFDDLIGRADLLDMRAGVDHWKAKGLDFSRIFYLPPVPAAVARYHREVQDHGIDRALDHALIAKAKPALESGKKVTIETTVKNENRTVGTLLSHEVAKRHGHAGLADGTLTVKLAGTAGQSFGAFLAKGITLELTGEGNDYVGKGLSGGRIVVKPPKGFRGDPAENIIVGNTVLYGATEGEVFFSGVAGERFCVRNSGATAVVEGTGDHGCEYMTGGTVVVLGRTGRNFAAGMSGGVAYVLDEDGSFEQRCNLSMVALEPVPEEIAASETGELEAHGRVDVRHLGRADEELLKSLIARHEQYTGSARAREILAHWPQYRAKFVKVMPHEYRRALKEMAEQQQKEAA from the coding sequence ATGGATCTGCCGAGCCGGCAGGGGTTGTACGACCCCGCGAATGAGCACGACGCCTGTGGCGTCGGCTTCGTTGCCCACATCAAGAATCAGAAAAGCCATGCCATCGTCCAGCAGGGCTTGCAGATTCTCAAGAACCTCGAGCATCGTGGCGCGACCGGCTACGATCCGCTGTTGGGTGACGGCGCCGGTATTCTGCTGCAGATTCCGGACGGTTTCTTCCGCGAGGAAATGGCCGCCCAGGGCGTAACGCTGCCTCCCGTGGGTGAATACGGCGTCGGCATGGTCTTCCTGCCGCAGAACGCGGAGAGCCGCCGCGCCTGCGAGGCGGCGATCGAGCGCACGGTGCGCTACGAGGGCCAGGAACTGCTCGGCTGGCGCGACGTGCCGTGCGACAACGCCGGCCTGGCGCAGGCCGCGAAGGACATCGAGCCGGTGATCCGCCAGGTGTTCATCGGCCGTGGCGCCGGCGTCGCCGACGCCGCCGCGCTGGAGCGCAAGCTCTACGTCATCCGCAAGGAGGCCGGCCACCGCGTGCAGGCGCTCAAGCTGCCCGACGTCAAGATGTTCTATGTGCCCTCCCTGTCGGTCCGCACGGTGGTCTACAAGGGCATGCTGCTGGCCGACCAGGTCGGCGAGTATTTCCGCGACCTGAGCGACGAGCGCGTCGTGACCGCGCTGGCGCTGGTGCATCAGCGCTTTTCCACCAACACCTTTCCCACCTGGGATCTGGCGCATCCCTTCCGGATGATCGCCCACAACGGCGAGATCAACACCCTGCGCGGCAACGTGAACTGGATTCGCGCCCGCGAGCACGCCATCTCCTCGTCGGTCCTGGGCGAGGATCTGGAGAAGATCTGGCCCCTGATCTACGATGGCCAGTCCGACTCCGCCAGTTTCGACAACGCGCTCGAACTGCTGGTGATGGGCGGCTACAGCCTTGCCCACGCCATGATGATGCTGATCCCCGAAGCCTGGGCCGGCAATCCCCTGATGGACGAGGAACGGCGCGCCTTCTACGAATACCACATGGCGCTGATGGAGCCCTGGGACGGCCCGGCCGCGGTGGCCTTCACCGACGGCCGCCAGATCGGCGCCACCCTGGACCGCAACGGCCTGCGGCCGGCCCGCTATCTGGTCACCGATGACGACCTGATCGTCATGGCGTCGGAAAGCGGCGTGCTGCCGATCCCGCAGGAGCGCATCGTCAAGAAATGGCGTCTGCAGCCGGGCAGGATGCTGCTGATCGACCTGGAGCAGGGCCGCATCATCGGCGACGACGAAATCAAGCATGCGCTCGCCTCCGCCAAGCCTTATCGGCAGTGGATCGAAAAGTCGCGCTACTACGTGGACGAGATGCCCGAAGTCAGGGCGCGGGAAAAGCTGACGGTGCCGCTCATGAAGCTGCAGCAGGCCTTCGGCTACTCCCAGGAGGACATCAAGTTCGTGCTCGAACCGATGGCCAGCGCCGGCGAAGAGGCCACCGGCTCCATGGGCAACGATTCCGCCCTGCCGGTGCTGTCGAATCGCAACAAGCCCCTGTTCAATTATTTCAAGCAGCTTTTCGCCCAGGTGACGAACCCGCCGATCGATCCGATCCGCGAGGAGATCGTCATGTCCCTGGTCTCGCTGGTCAGCCCCAACCCCAATCTACTGGGCGTGGATGAGGCCGAACCGACGCCGCGCCTGGAAGTTCATCAGCCGATCCTCTCGCCGGCCGACATGGCCAAGCTCAAGCAGATCGACAAGCTGACGCAGGGCACCTTCCGCTCCATCGTGGTCGACATCACCACCCCGGTGGCCGAGGGGCCGGTGGGCCTGAGCCGCTCCCTGTACCAGGTCTGCGCACGGGTCGAGCGCGCCGTGGGCGAGGGCTACAACGTCATCATCCTGTCCGACCGCGGCGTCGATGCCGAGCGTGCGCCGATCCCCGCGCTGCTCGCCTGTTCCGCCGTCCATCAGCATACGGTGAAGGCCGGCGTGCGCACTTCCTTCGGCCTGGTGGTCGAGACCGGCGCGGCGCGCGAGAACCATCACTTCGCGCTGCTGGCCGGCTACGGCGCCGAAGCCATCCATCCCTGGCTGGCGTTCGAGAGCATCGCGGCGATCGCCCCCACGCTGGCGGGCAAGCCCGCGGTCGCCGATTGCAACAAACGCTACATCAAGGCCATCGGCAAGGGTCTGATGAAGGTGATGTCGAAAATGGGCATCTCCACCTACCAGTCCTACTGCGGCGCGCAGATCTTCGAGGCGGTCGGCCTGGCCTCCGATTTCGTCGCCCGCTACTTCACCGGCACGCCGACGCGGGTCGAGGGCATCGGCCTCAAGGAAGTGGCGCTGGAAGCGATCAACACCCACGGCACGGCGTTCGGCAACGATCCCCTGTACGCCGACGCCCTCGATTGCGGCGGCGAGTATGCCTTCCGCGTCCGCGGCGAGGAGCACATGTGGACCCCGGATTCCATCGCCAAGCTGCAACACGCGACGCGCTCCGGCAAGTACGAGACCTACAAGGAATACGCCAAGCTCATCAACGATCAGAGCAAGCGCCACATGACCCTGCGCGGCCTGTTCGAGCTCAAGGCGGTCGGTCCCGCCGTGCCGCTCGACGAAGTGGAGCCGGCCAGGGCGATCGTCAAGCGTTTCGCCACCGGCGCGATGTCCCTGGGGTCGATCTCCACCGAGGCCCACAGCACGCTGGCCATCGCCATGAACCGGATCGGCGGCAAGTCGAACACCGGCGAGGGCGGCGAGGATGCGCGGCGCTTCAGCAAGGTCGGCGCCGGCGAGACCGTGGCCAGCGTGATCGGCGCTTCCCGCATCGAGCGTGACATCCCCCTGCGCGAGGGCGACAGCCTGCGCTCGGCGATCAAGCAGGTGGCTTCCGGCCGTTTCGGCGTCACCGCCGAGTACCTGGCCAACGCCGACCAGATCCAGATCAAGATGGCGCAGGGCGCCAAGCCCGGCGAGGGCGGCCAGCTGCCGGGGCACAAGGTGTCCGAGTACATCGGCTTCCTGCGCCACTCGGTGCCCGGCGTCGGCCTGATTTCGCCGCCGCCCCATCACGACATCTATTCGATCGAGGATCTGGCGCAACTCATCCATGACCTGAAGAACGCCAACCCGGCGGCCGGTATCTCGGTCAAGCTGGTGTCGGAAGTCGGCGTCGGTACCGTCGCCGCCGGCGTCGCCAAGGCCAAGGCCGATCACGTGGTGATCGCCGGCCACGACGGCGGCACCGGCGCGTCGCCGCTGTCCTCGGTCAAGCATGCCGGCACCCCCTGGGAACTGGGCCTGGCCGAGACCCAGCAGACCCTGGTGCTGAACCGCCTGCGCGGCCGCATCCGGGTCCAGGCCGACGGCCAGATGAAGACCGGCCGCGACGTGGTGATCGGCGCCCTCCTGGGCGCGGACGAGTTCGGCTTCGCCACCGCGCCGCTGGTGGTCGAAGGCTGCATCATGATGCGCAAGTGCCACCTCAACACCTGTCCGGTCGGCGTTGCGACGCAGGACCCGGAATTGCGCAAGCGCTTCACCGGCCAGCCCGAGCACGTCGTCAATTACTTCTTCTTCGTCGCAGACGAAGTGCGCGAGCTGATGGCCCAGCTCGGCATCCGCAAGTTCGACGACCTGATCGGCCGCGCCGACCTGCTCGACATGCGGGCCGGCGTCGACCACTGGAAGGCCAAGGGGCTCGACTTCTCGCGCATCTTCTACCTGCCGCCGGTACCCGCCGCCGTGGCGCGCTACCACCGCGAAGTGCAGGACCACGGCATCGACCGCGCCCTCGACCATGCGCTGATCGCCAAGGCCAAGCCCGCCCTGGAGAGCGGCAAGAAGGTGACGATCGAAACCACGGTGAAGAACGAGAACCGCACGGTCGGCACCCTGCTGTCCCATGAGGTGGCCAAGCGCCATGGCCACGCCGGCCTGGCCGATGGCACCCTCACCGTCAAGCTCGCCGGCACCGCCGGCCAGAGCTTCGGCGCCTTCCTGGCGAAGGGGATCACCCTCGAGCTCACCGGCGAAGGCAACGACTATGTGGGCAAGGGCCTGTCCGGCGGCCGCATCGTCGTCAAACCGCCCAAGGGCTTCCGCGGCGATCCGGCCGAGAACATCATCGTCGGCAACACCGTGCTCTACGGCGCCACCGAAGGCGAGGTGTTCTTCAGCGGCGTCGCCGGCGAGCGCTTCTGCGTCCGCAATTCCGGCGCCACCGCGGTGGTGGAGGGCACCGGCGATCACGGCTGCGAATACATGACCGGCGGCACCGTCGTGGTGCTGGGCCGCACCGGCCGCAACTTCGCCGCCGGCATGAGCGGCGGCGTGGCCTATGTGCTGGACGAGGACGGCAGCTTCGAGCAGCGCTGCAACCTGTCGATGGTCGCGCTGGAACCGGTGCCGGAAGAGATCGCCGCCTCCGAGACCGGGGAACTGGAAGCCCACGGCCGCGTCGACGTGCGCCACCTGGGCCGCGCCGACGAGGAACTGCTGAAGTCGCTGATCGCCAGGCACGAGCAATACACCGGCAGCGCCCGGGCCAGGGAAATCCTCGCCCATTGGCCCCAGTATCGCGCCAAGTTCGTCAAGGTCATGCCCCATGAATACCGTCGCGCCCTGAAGGAAATGGCGGAACAGCAACAGAAGGAGGCCGCATAA